In Candidatus Methylomirabilota bacterium, the following are encoded in one genomic region:
- a CDS encoding sodium-translocating pyrophosphatase → MSEASIVLPTFGPQEWKILWFVLISAFIALGYGAFLAKKIIGEDPGTQAMQDVAMAIEEGAFAYLARQVKTMIWFVIAITIGLFFMYRAIYEGMLLPLGVALAFFMGVGASYGAGYVGMWLAVKGNVRTAAAALHSFKRSLEIAFRAGTVSGMFTVGLGLLGATIIFLLFKENAMKILIGFGFGGSLAALFMRMGGGIFTKAADVGADLVGKVEKGIPEDDPRNAATIADNVGDNVGDCAGMAADVFESYEVTLVAAIILGAGAMLDKDFVEAFGGAASASKVVLALIIYPLLIRAVGVFGSILGTWCVRGKDDPNMNPMRPINVGFWVAALSSVAGFWVVSYLYLGDIVSEKYGALWWRVFLANVMGIALALLIQWLTEYFTATEKKPVTEIAYSSRTGPATLILSGFAAGLESSVWAILAIAATIFGAYSIFGGSFSLSAYGIALAGLGLLATTGFVLAEDTFGPISDNANGIFEMSGALKNNPKTPSGIEAHRIVAKLDAVGNTTKALTKGLAIATAVIAAVSLFRSFIDEAHLFEQGIQVNLPEVFVGFLIGGAVPFLFSSFAIQAVSRAAFLLVEEVRRQFREKPGIMEFKEKPDYGRCVEIVTSAAQKELLGPGVLSIVSPILVAFAFGAPALGGFLAGAILTGQLMAVFLANTGGAWDNAKKKIEEGLFGGKGTDCHKAAVIGDTVGDPFKDTAGPAINPMIKVMNLVAILVAPLAIREISWGVRGLIFGACVLILGMSVLFSKRGSIVEEEPAAAAKQAEASRAH, encoded by the coding sequence ATGAGTGAAGCCAGTATTGTATTACCGACTTTTGGCCCGCAGGAATGGAAGATCCTCTGGTTTGTCCTGATTTCGGCCTTCATCGCCTTAGGCTACGGCGCCTTCCTGGCGAAGAAGATCATCGGAGAAGACCCCGGTACTCAGGCCATGCAGGATGTGGCCATGGCGATTGAAGAGGGGGCGTTCGCCTACCTGGCGCGCCAGGTCAAGACGATGATCTGGTTCGTCATCGCGATCACGATCGGCCTCTTCTTCATGTATCGCGCGATCTATGAGGGGATGCTCCTGCCGCTTGGTGTGGCGCTCGCCTTCTTCATGGGGGTCGGCGCGTCCTATGGTGCCGGATACGTCGGGATGTGGCTGGCCGTGAAGGGCAATGTAAGGACCGCTGCAGCGGCGCTGCACAGCTTTAAGCGCTCGCTGGAGATCGCCTTCAGGGCCGGGACTGTCTCGGGGATGTTCACCGTCGGCCTGGGGCTCCTGGGTGCCACCATCATCTTTCTCCTGTTCAAAGAGAATGCGATGAAAATCCTCATCGGTTTTGGTTTTGGTGGGTCCCTTGCCGCCCTCTTCATGCGCATGGGGGGCGGCATTTTCACTAAGGCGGCTGATGTAGGCGCTGACCTGGTCGGCAAGGTTGAGAAGGGGATTCCGGAGGACGACCCGCGCAACGCCGCCACCATCGCCGACAATGTGGGTGACAACGTCGGGGACTGCGCCGGGATGGCGGCCGACGTCTTTGAGTCGTACGAGGTGACGCTGGTAGCGGCTATTATCCTGGGAGCCGGGGCGATGCTGGATAAGGACTTTGTTGAGGCGTTCGGCGGGGCAGCCAGCGCCTCCAAGGTCGTCCTGGCGCTGATCATCTACCCCCTCCTGATCCGCGCCGTCGGCGTCTTCGGCTCAATCCTCGGTACCTGGTGCGTTCGGGGCAAGGATGATCCCAACATGAACCCGATGAGACCGATCAATGTCGGATTTTGGGTGGCGGCGCTCAGCTCCGTTGCCGGCTTCTGGGTCGTCAGTTACCTCTATCTCGGCGATATCGTGAGCGAGAAATACGGTGCGCTGTGGTGGCGGGTCTTTCTCGCGAATGTGATGGGGATCGCCCTGGCGCTGTTAATCCAGTGGCTGACAGAGTATTTCACCGCGACCGAGAAGAAGCCGGTCACCGAGATTGCCTATTCCAGCCGGACCGGCCCGGCCACGCTGATCCTCTCCGGGTTTGCGGCCGGTCTCGAATCGAGCGTGTGGGCCATCCTGGCCATTGCCGCCACCATCTTTGGCGCCTACAGCATCTTCGGCGGAAGCTTTTCGCTGTCGGCGTACGGGATTGCGCTGGCCGGACTGGGGTTGCTGGCGACCACCGGCTTTGTCCTGGCCGAAGATACCTTCGGCCCTATCTCCGACAACGCGAACGGCATCTTCGAGATGTCCGGCGCGTTGAAGAACAATCCGAAAACACCGTCGGGGATCGAAGCCCATCGAATTGTCGCCAAGCTCGACGCCGTCGGCAATACGACGAAGGCCCTCACAAAGGGGCTGGCTATCGCGACGGCGGTCATTGCCGCCGTCTCGCTCTTCCGCTCGTTCATCGATGAGGCGCATCTCTTTGAGCAGGGGATTCAGGTGAACCTGCCGGAGGTTTTCGTCGGCTTCCTGATTGGGGGGGCGGTTCCGTTTCTCTTCTCCTCCTTTGCGATCCAGGCGGTGAGCCGAGCGGCGTTCCTGCTGGTTGAAGAGGTGAGGCGACAGTTCAGGGAAAAGCCGGGGATCATGGAGTTCAAGGAGAAGCCCGACTACGGTCGGTGCGTGGAGATCGTCACGTCGGCGGCCCAGAAGGAGCTGCTGGGGCCGGGTGTTCTGTCGATCGTCAGCCCGATCCTGGTCGCCTTTGCGTTCGGGGCGCCGGCGCTGGGCGGCTTCTTGGCCGGCGCAATCCTCACCGGCCAGCTCATGGCGGTCTTCCTTGCGAATACCGGCGGCGCCTGGGACAACGCCAAGAAGAAGATCGAGGAGGGTCTGTTCGGCGGCAAGGGAACCGACTGCCACAAGGCCGCCGTCATCGGCGATACGGTCGGCGATCCGTTCAAGGACACCGCCGGACCGGCCATCAACCCGATGATCAAGGTGATGAACCTGGTCGCGATCCTGGTGGCCCCGCTGGCGATTCGCGAGATAAGTTGGGGCGTGCGGGGGCTGATCTTTGGGGCGTGCGTCCTTATCCTCGGGATGTCGGTCCTCTTCAGCAAGCGAGGCTCGATCGTTGAGGAGGAACCCGCAGCAGCGGCAAAGCAGGCGGAGGCCAGCCGCGCGCACTAG
- a CDS encoding amidophosphoribosyltransferase produces MDKFREECGVVGIYGHPEAANLAYLALYALQHRGQESAGIATSDGGSLHLEKAMGLVADVFSETRLRRLKGNLAIGHVRYSTTGTSHLKNAQPLLAGYLRGQIALAHNGNLTNAEKIRQDLEAQGSIFGSTTDSEVIVHLIARSRERNLLEAAIDALGQIRGAYSLAIMNETELLGVRDPYGFRPLSLGKFGDAWILASESCAFDLIEAQFVRDIEPGEVVRIDERGVQTFFPFPPAPKSQCIFEYVYFSRPDSFLFGRSVAGIRKDLGRHLAREHPVEADVVIPVPDSGVPAALGFAEQARLPFEHGLIRNHYVGRTFIEPKQAIRHFGVKIKLNAIRELLEGKRVVVVDDSIVRGTTSRKIVSMIRAAGASEVHVRISSPPTIAPCYYGIDTPTRKELIASTHDAEEIRRYLRADSLGYLSLKGLQQAAGKESQGAAEFCHACFSGSYPIPFVEENQEQLRLFAD; encoded by the coding sequence ATGGATAAGTTTCGTGAGGAGTGCGGCGTAGTAGGAATCTACGGCCATCCGGAGGCCGCGAACCTGGCCTATCTGGCCCTCTATGCGCTTCAGCACAGGGGGCAGGAAAGCGCCGGCATTGCAACGTCGGATGGCGGGTCGCTGCATCTGGAAAAGGCGATGGGGTTGGTAGCCGACGTCTTTTCTGAGACCAGGCTGCGGCGTCTCAAAGGCAACCTCGCCATCGGTCATGTTCGGTACTCGACGACGGGGACCTCGCACCTGAAGAATGCGCAGCCCCTGCTGGCCGGCTATCTCCGAGGCCAGATCGCGCTTGCGCACAACGGCAATCTGACCAACGCGGAAAAGATTCGACAGGACCTCGAGGCGCAGGGGTCGATATTCGGCTCTACCACCGATAGCGAGGTGATCGTCCACCTGATCGCCCGTTCACGGGAGCGGAACCTGTTGGAGGCCGCCATCGATGCTCTGGGTCAGATTCGTGGCGCCTATTCGCTGGCGATTATGAATGAGACCGAGCTGTTGGGCGTCCGCGACCCCTACGGATTCCGTCCGCTGTCGTTGGGCAAATTTGGGGACGCGTGGATACTCGCGTCGGAGAGCTGCGCCTTTGATCTGATCGAGGCACAATTCGTTCGCGATATCGAGCCCGGCGAGGTCGTTCGGATCGATGAGCGGGGTGTCCAGACATTTTTTCCGTTTCCACCTGCGCCCAAGTCGCAATGTATCTTTGAGTATGTGTACTTCTCCAGACCAGACAGCTTTTTGTTCGGTCGATCGGTCGCCGGGATTCGGAAAGATCTTGGACGGCACCTGGCGCGCGAGCACCCGGTCGAGGCGGATGTGGTGATCCCTGTGCCGGATTCCGGCGTGCCTGCCGCGCTCGGTTTTGCGGAACAAGCGCGGCTACCGTTTGAGCACGGGCTGATCCGCAATCACTATGTGGGTCGGACCTTTATCGAGCCGAAACAGGCGATTCGACATTTCGGGGTGAAGATCAAGTTGAATGCCATTCGAGAGTTGCTCGAGGGGAAGCGTGTGGTTGTCGTGGACGACTCGATCGTCCGCGGGACCACCAGCCGCAAGATCGTCTCGATGATCCGGGCGGCCGGCGCATCGGAGGTGCATGTTCGGATCAGCTCGCCCCCGACCATCGCGCCCTGCTACTACGGGATCGATACCCCGACACGGAAGGAGCTGATCGCCTCGACGCACGATGCCGAGGAGATTCGACGCTATCTTCGCGCCGACAGCCTCGGCTATCTCAGCCTGAAGGGATTGCAGCAGGCGGCCGGGAAGGAGAGCCAGGGGGCGGCAGAGTTCTGTCACGCCTGCTTCAGCGGCAGTTACCCGATCCCCTTTGTCGAGGAGAACCAGGAGCAACTCCGCCTCTTTGCAGACTAG